AACTTACAGTAAGCAGGGATAAGGAAGATGAGGTGGGTTCGAGCTCAATTTGTCTGTGGATTTTAAAGGTTTCAAGCTTATTCAAGTTAAACTGAATTTTTGGGAGATCTgttaacagtgagagctatttcATGAGAAGTGTTATTTTCGCCGAAATACATGTATACGTTCTAAATCTTTAATCCGGCGCTAAAGGGTATAGACAATTTTATCATTATGATAAGATCCTCTCGAGCCCGAGATACTTGCTTGGTTACTTTCCACTACTACAAGGTTAGTATAATAGCAAATTACATCTTGTACTAGTTTATTTTTGTACGTTATATCAAAACTTACGACTTTCGAGATGGTAACATGTAATACAATAATAACCACGTACCAGATTTTGAGTAAGCGTTTAGAAATAATAATTGATATACCTGAATAGAATGGAATCAAACCAGCATCGTCTTAAAATATGGATTTGtcccttttattttctttaattgatattacttaattgtaaaaaaaataaattcagaaataaAACATCTAAACTAATCTAGAAGTGGAAAAtacaaatatcttgaaatttgaaaattgggaagtaatattgataaatgaaataaTCTTCTGCAATCATTAGATAACAAAAGGAAACAATTCTGGTCAATCGTCTTGGAAATTCTCCAACATTCTTTTCGATATGTGATATTTTCTTGCTTagtttttatctatgtttttcattcatggttttgttaatgtaaaaaagcattttattttgtttatgtcaAGAGTCTAGGTCTTGTATGCAACACATTGCCTTGATCGAGTGAATGTGTAGGCCGGATTATTAGAATAAACATAAGAATAATCCACCCATGGATAAACAGTTAAAGttcgaacagaaaaaaaaacaatttaaaatctttgaaatttagggtgaccttgacctctgagaacGAGTCTGGGCCTTGTGCACGGGAGACACGTCGTTTTATTGTGGGGAGCACATgtgataaataaaatcaaaatctcttgatggatTGTGAAGTTATTGACCAGTCATGAaatagaccctgttaacatttgatcTTCAAGCGTGACCCTTACCTTAAGGCTACGTGTCTTTGATTATTGTACGACATTGGACCATTTGTATCAAGTTATATGACAATCCCACAGACGATGAAATCTAACTGGCTTCAACTAGTAGGAGTCTAAGAACTGTTAAAAGTAAGCATGATTTGATCTTATATcatattgtttctttttattttaggggAAACCATACTTTGTTGACATTCCATCACCGGACCAGTTTGTTAACTGCAAAATACATTCGACATGTGTGGTAGCATTATATGTCAAATCAACGATGTAAGTCAAATGCAAAAGGCTTGACATGATATTTGATGAgttatttttcatcataaatgtacgtttatgaaaaaaataaatatcgtaAAACCTTGCTTCAGGCAAATAAGCTTGttttgatgaatatatatattaacaaGAAACAAGCAAATGCCACCGGCGCTACAAACAGACGCCAATGTGTTTAAGACGTACACTTATAGCATAGCAAATGTTAATCACAAAGTAAAAAAGCTCTACCACTTGGTCTTTAATGAATTGATAATATAATTATTGAACTGATTTATAGCAAGGTGGTAGATGTACACGTGACTGAAAGTTACATTGATCGATATCAGTTGGGTCCAATACAGATCGTGATACATAAAGGTGAAACAGTGTACCAAACGGATCTTTCATTTGAACACTCACTGCATGGGAAGGAACAGATCTGCTTTGTGGCAAAGAATAAAAATGGGTATGTTAGATAAGCATAATGtgtatatattttcttcttacaCTTAATACTATGTGTTATTGGACACAGTTTGGAAGCTACAAagcatataaaagaaataaactggCTGACATATTTATGTGatataaaaaatacatatgaTCGACAATGGCCAATGAACTGTATGTGGCATTATCCGAAATCAGtccttattttaaaaatatcacaaaagtGAAAAAAGGGCAACCAAGTTTAGTGATATTAAAGTACATCCTTTACTTTCAAGAAATGACATATTTCGCTCTGCAGAAGGTAGAAGAAATAATgtagatttaataaaaaaaaagaagaaaaaccaCAGGCCGTCCAGCACGAcacaaacgaaaatgttgcaggctcggtttgactgagcctgttcatggacgttagTGGGAGTGCAAGCTGCCGTTCACGCCCTTTAGctctgggttgagcagaactcaacatttacacatgttataagtaccagaatgtaatttagagacatacgCAGATGTATTGATCTTCTAATAAAACCTGTGACGAAATCCTTTGACAGCTTAGAACACAACCAATAAAGTAATAGCAGACGTGTTAGGAGAGGGGCTCTGTGTCTCCGtcaaatctacccttaccttttagtTTTGATAGTTCGTTTATAGGAGGAAACGAATTCTGCAATATCCACACCCCATAGTGCCTGTTTTAGCGGAATGTTAAATTAAAGCGGAATTTTATCACAGCAAAATTGAATGTTAACTATGATCTCCAAGTACCaaaacaaatataacaacacaTATGTTTTGCCAGTGTCGTTTAAAACAGTGAGTTTTGTGGACTTCTCTACTGAAATAATTGGTGGGCTTtcaagttttatatataaattcttCAAAAATGTGCAAATAAAATGCTAATTACGTGACTGTCACGTAATTAGCATTTTATTTGCACATTTTTGAAGAATTTATATCTAAAACTTGAAAGCCCACCATTGTTTTAGTAGGGAAGTCCACAAAACTTTTATGACAGACGGACAGGCGGAATGACGGACAAACCTAAATCAATGTATCTCCCCACATATTCGTTTGGCTTCTTTTTAGCGGCCTTTTCTTGTTTGAAAGGACCCCATTCGGCCTATGGAAAACCCTATGAGGAAGAGATTTTATATAAATCTGGACATGAGGTATCTTTGGAGATATTTTATTGACTGTTAGTATATATTCGTCGCCATTGCTAATGAAACGTTTTAGAATCCATAAAAATAAGTAATTGGCAAGCGCAAAATACATTACTTATTACTGTTAATGGGTTTAAAAGGCAATGATCGCATTTggaaaatttatttgaatattcaatatattttgctTGTATATCGGGAACATTAAACTATTTTACAGAGTTGAAAGTGAGAATGTTTGCATACAGAGTAAAATTGAACCTCCAAGTAAGTGAAAAAATGTGTGTATGACATAAATACCTACGTGTAAACGTTTCTTATATTGACTGTATATTTTTATGATCTGCTTTGAAAATGGCTATAGTTATAATTCAATTAAattcatacatgtacaaaatgcTTTGATTTTCAAAAGTGCTATTGATTTAGGTAACCAAACAGGGTTATgcaatttttgtcgagcccgctcgcggaagcgaagacatagttgtccaaatggctgttcggtgtatgtgcgtttCGTGCGTGCAtgtgtccggatttgtttgtccggaccataactttgacatgcataaagCAATCTCGTTTagatttggcatgaatgttaatctcagtgagacggagtgtcatgcgcaaaccgcaggttcctatctctaaggtcaaggtcacacttagaggtcaaatgtcagatacaagaatgacttagtccagagcatttcttttccatgcatggagggattttgatgtaacttggcacaatttttcaccatcatgagacggagtgtcatgtgcaagaatctagaattacttccctttgttgttactataaatagcttatattgttacttttttattactggttgtagggaaaaatcaaaccacttttctgtagtacaatatgcatcttgcatccaattttgaggtgtattttgacctatctctaccggCAAGAAGTTTTGTAtggacttttttaaagatttacttccctttattattactataaataacttatattgtaacttttgcaatcattatttatttggcataaatgtttgcctcaatgagacaggatgtcatgtgcaactcctagtccttttgacagctggcgggctcgacatgttgtccgtgggcatctagttttgaTTGACGTGTCAATCAGGAAATATAAATAGCGTTAGAAGAGTTATTAAAGCCAGAACTACTTGCatattgtttcttttctttaaagGTTGTACTTGAGTAGAGAGGGTACATGTAGTACAttaattgtacatatatttaataCTTTATACCTGATAGATCCGTGTGTATCTGCGCCATGCTTGAATTCAGCTACCTGTGTAATGGAAACAGATACAGGAGGATTCACTTGTCGCTGTCTGTCTGGATTTTCGGGCAAAACATGTCAAATTAGTAAGTTCATGACATCAATATACAAGAAATTATATTCACATCTTTTATAACTGCCATCAATTTCAAATTTACTATGGTAATATTTAGATTTACGAATGATTTGATACATGAACCATGTCTGAGCTGTAGCGTAAGCaagtttttttatgtaacaaCATCTGACGAATCAAGATGGGTATGTTGGTGTAGGAACATGTAGGGCGGGAGCAAAAATATAGTCCAATGGATTCTGCAAATGTTCTTTTCACGAATAAAACGTGTTTGAACATTtgtcttgtataaaactgttcaTTTTGTCTGTATTCAACCTAAATATTACGTAAATAACATTCAGTGATAGCATGTCTTATTTTACTGCGAGTATGAGATTATATTTCATACAATGAACATTACAGAAGAACGTCAACATGAAAAGTATTGAGTCTCAGATCCTGATGTAAGACTGAAAATGCTTTATGTATCTGTACTTGCAACTTGAACAAGTGATCGTTCCGCGATCTGTGTATAAAACAGAAAGAACTGCTGAACAAGTGCTCGTGCCATGATCTGTATAAAACAAAAAGACTGCTAAACAAATGTTCGTTCCGCGATCTGTGTATAAAACAGGAAGGACTGCTGAAGAAGTGTTCGTTCCGCGATCTTAGTTTAAAACAGTTAGGACTGCTAATCAAGTGCTCGTTCCGCGTtctatttataaaacaattacgactgctactatgccccaacgataacttgatatttacaaacatgactataaataaattaaaatggaacatagggaattcaacatttttctaacatgttacaatctaaatatttctatattttgtacCAATGACAAATTAGCTCAggggtaaagcatactgtccatgttcaacagatcttttgccgtgtagGTTCGAAACTTAACATCGACAGTCAATTTTTATTcaattccttcatgagctctgtgacaacacgacagagaggtatctaaaggcgacattgcagatcagaatagtttagtATATATAAAAGATGATGTTGATTAAATGCATGTACTTTAGCCATGCAAACTCTGAAGATACTAAATGTGTTATATAAAgtcatatatacaaaaacaaaccatcaaagaaagaaacaaaaatacggaagcaaaaatgaaaacgaataggaaaaagcaaaaatgaaaactaataggaaaaacaaacaaatacatctGGAAAAAAAACCTACATGAGGATTCGATCCCACACAACGATTCGCTTATATCCAATtcttgtctgcattttacccaactgatcTATGTTGCCACATACTAAGTGGATATTTAAAATggaagaaatactaatatttgcttgtcaagtaatgtgcaagcattatgaattgctatttcatcagttatcatgaattagactcgtcctcgcgtttcggcgggaatcacgttatcattggggattagtactcGAGTGTTCGGTCTGTGATCTGTGTATAAAGAAACAAGAGTTCGTTCCGCGATCTTTAAATAAAACAGGGTGGACTGCAGTATCTTTATTTCCGTGGCTTCAGTAATCTATTTCCTTATATCATAATTGATTTCAGTGGACTCTATGTTTTATAGAATAATATTATTCGGtgtacaaatatatattctaGAAAAGAAGTGTTTCCGCCTGGAGATATAGGGGACTatctttatttaaataatatttaattgcTCATTGGTTTATAGCTTTTGACATAAATAATTAAACAGCAAATGGGCCTCACAACAAGTTTAAATAGCATCACCTGTAAGCAGCAGACAGAATAAAAGAAcactattattttttaaatagcaCTAAATAATATCGAGCAATTATAAACTACAAGTGAATACATTTCGAGTTTTTACCGTTTCATGATAAAAATATGCCAGAGATTGTATTAGTTTGTTTGCATGCTTGTGACCTGTCACATAGAACTTTTTCTCATTCACAGTTATTTTTTACGCCGCGCTACCTAAACTTAGCTGTTTCCAGCTAATCAGCCGTATAAATTTAAGACCGGATGATGGCACGGTACCGtccaaatattgaaatattgttttgatttaaaactCAGCCTtaaaggtattagacccgtaatagagtaccccACGTTTTGAAGATTactcaattcctaccataaacctactttgactgaatTTTTTCAGGTTCAAGCCCCGGTGGGACTAAATTTATTCCCCCCacctcttttttcttttttctagtaagtttttcaCCTTTTTCAAGACTGGATTTATTGTACGAAAATTAATTGTTTCACTTGTTAACCATTTCTTCCTGTTTAAAGTTAATTttcctctgaaacagaaggggacagagttaaacaacttaaaaaaatactgagttacatacggtaaaaattctctattttgactttactctttagattacatatttaattgtggaagaaatgtagataGGTTTTGCTTCTGCCCAAAGGTTATTTTAAGTGAGCAACATTTAAAACAGTCCAAACGGACTCGACTTTAATACTACAATGTTCGAATTTTGTCTcagatttttattttcactggTTTAAACATAGTCGCATGATTAACgataaaaaatcgttttacttgaAGGCAGAGCCAAAACGCTCATTTACCTCCAACAATGAAGTCATTACATTTTGACGCAAAAACAAAGCTACGCCCTTGGTCGATATAACTTTTTCCAGATCGGTGAATCCTCTTTTCGATCTCTTTAAAAGGAAATAATTgtgtaaaattataattatgaatTTAAGATATTTCTAGATTaccatttattttacttttacatgctttaatatataaaatattcaaaaagtgATTTCCATCTGATATACagttatatacaaaaatatcGATGATTAATTGCTATAATTAAATCTTTGACAATACTTTTATCTATATACAAATGTGTCAAATcataacaaacaataaaaatacagaaacaacATATTTATGAAGAACATTCTATTACTTTTCAACTCTGAAAATTCGAAGAATTTTTCTCACTATTTCAAGACTTACATTGCTTTTGTGTAAGTCACCGAAGGCAAGTAGAGACGTGACGTAAAAGACGTCgtgaaagcagtatgacgtcaTCGCGCATTGCGTGTTTATTTCATGGCATTTATGCGACAGACTATGTGTATCACTAACTTAAAGCATCATAATATGAATATTACGAAACGCGTTAAAATGATttcactgaaaaataacttaaccgtgCAAAGTTGGTTTCATGGGCCATTTATACCCCTCTATATTCTCATGATGTGTAGGTGCTTTGGAATTTTGGTTGCCATGAATacacaaataactttttatttgcaGTGGTATTTGATTTGCTTTAGATAACTGAAATACAACATATACATGTTTctagtttctgtttaaacataagaaaaataatggttttaaagcttttttttttaaactatttattatgcaataaatgcATCATGTCACTGATACAGGCTTTCTCATTGAACGGCCCTTTCTTAAAGATTACAAACagattaactttaaaacttgttTAAGAGTCTTtcctaaaatgtatttttctaaaGTTACTATTTAACAtagttaaaaaagttatttctttcatttcatatcCTTTCCGGTtacgtaataaaacgtataagcGTCTGATGGCATTTCATTTTCAcgtttccgtagaatcaacatttatcacAAGAAATtctttttgaatttatttctgaAAGTTCTATATATGTAGCTCTCAACATACGGAAATATCTAACATCCGAGGCACATACTGACACATCTAAAAAGGGcattttgaacgatttgacgaagttccaaaagtCTCTTTATACtgttgctccgttacggacccctgtgggatttgtgtttattcgaGTTCAATTATTTTTTCTTAGATGAAAAGCGGACAAGTCGTGCTAAAGCcgaggtattttcaaatcgttagaaaaagCTGAAAATTGACTCTCTATATGCAAAAGTCCGATGAAGTCCACAAGCACATATTTAGGCGGGGTAACTCCTGCGCTTGACCCCTGACAATAAACCAATGTAAATGCGACTTTCGGTTTCAAGTTAAGccttttcacttttcattttctttacttccggtaAAAGCTGAAAGTCGCCGGTGTCCTTTTCTgtattgtcaaaaacatacattacCTGGCAAGATTGTATAAAAATTTGCTCGTCGTCCTAAGGATATAAGATGCGCTTGCTTAAGAATTCgattattattttgacattttctttgtttccatgttatattgttatttcatttgcCTAAAGCGGAAACTGGACGATCAACGCTAAAACTAACGAGAACAACAACAGAATATTTTCGTACAGCCGATAGTTGGACTAACATTCGAAATGAATTACAAAACGTTAAAAATAAAGCACCGGCAAAGATATTAAACTTAAATGCAGATGTTGATAATTacaggttattagatttgtatcaatAAATAttcacgagttctgcagcggagatattgcgcgactttaggagcgagtgcatatttcttaatGCAAATCTACTAATCTTTTTTGTTACATACGCacttaaaattattgtaaaaatgttacaagTCTGTTGTTAAGCCTGAGTGAAATTGAAATTGTCGTCGTTAAAGTACTATTACCAGCGACGACATACATGAAACAGGCGTCACAAATGATGTCaaacacccgatatgaaatttgaacgtcaatattgaaaaatattgatgtttcagaTTCAACTGAAATTAAcagaattttaaaatgattatgtAATAATGTCGACTTCTCAAACCGATAGAGACACTTTCTCCCGGTGCGaccaatgtattattttattcttACTTGAAAATGCAACATCCATACGCACTTTATAAGAGTACTAATATAGTTCCgaataaaacagtgaaaatataggCAATATGTCTCACTGCAGTGAAAATCAAGATAGAAATATGTTTCACTGTAGGAAAAGAAAAATGGAACAAATGCATAATATTTCACCATCAGTATTTCTCAATATATATAATCCAAGTAGCATGTTATATAGTATACgtcattatttaaattttcagGGGAAGATAAATGTACTCCAGATCCATGTGTTCAAGAAAATACAGTTAAGTGTCTCAATTTGGTCGGCATATTGTGCTATTGCAAACCGGGATTTACTGGAGATACGTGCGACATAAGTATGTTATTgagtattttacataattaaaatgtaaatttgaccCATAACGTGTATTTTAACATATGCGTATGACTGCAGGAATTATGAATTTGTGCAACATTTATTGCAACAGATTGTattacatttcaataattatttacGCGTCTGGTTTTAGTTATGTATGTTTATTTAGGTTTTGAATTTAAGCTATATTTCTGTCAAATGGTTATTATGGAATTGTTTGAGCATTACTTAAGTACAAAAtagaacaaaatagaaaaagtggaaactccacaggttgctcaacacgacaaaaacgaaaatgttgcaggctctgtttgattgagccagttcatggacggtagtggaaatgctaccttccacgccctctagccccgggttgagcagaactcaacatttacacatgctaaaagtacaaaaaaaaacaatttagagacatccgcagatgtgttcatacggcggtgcacatggaaccttcaatgatacactagtgtgtaattccatgaaaaattgCAACCTTTCGTAAAAGAAAATGCTACATTTCTGGCATGTTATTATAGCTTAAGCTTTTATCTGCATTAGTGATCGTGTGCACCCACGGTGAAGTACTTACATATAATCTGTAATATTTTCGTTTTTAGAGGACTGGTTCTTTGACCTTGTTAATTCCTATTGAATCTTTGTCCAGGCCAATACCCAGTAAAGCTAGACAATGGCTTTATCTTCCTTTTTATTTCTGTGTGACAGAAGAGGTAGTCAGACCAAATGCGTACCATGTGTAATATGTTTACTTAAGCAGGGTTGTGAACTTTACATCAAACACATCGACAAAGTCAGTATAATTTTCTTTCACGACTAAATTAAAAAACGTTGTATTTgtaatttcaaagttttattccACAGACATTGACGATTGTCACGCTAATGCATGCAGCGGACGTGGGAGCTGTAAGGACAAggttaaggttcattctatcggaaaaatattgggtctaaataattaagattggcgggtttgttactggacaaaagtcataaaaagtatacaccaatagattcgtcttggaacgaagtatacgactagataatcaaactacgactacgactctttcataagtcgtacgacgacgaatttgataacaaaattggtcatgttttttcaaaatcaagggttgcttcaaaatacaagcggagtccatttaaaatgtattaatagacagacaagacatgtatctagttcctgccaccctttaaattacccaaactttttctaaaaggctgacaatttacgactgaaaatatactttaaaatgcttcagacgattgttttcatcgtgttttgttgacatgacggactacttttttgttactataaatactaatattgcacggtgaaaacgtgctcgattcccgccaatataataaaggatagttcttcacgccgTTTACCTGAAGGGAGAGTTCTTTTATCCCGATTATCATTCTCGGCAGATTTATAGATCCAATAAACACTAttctaatagtacagtcaaaaagtattcgaagaataatcaatattttttttttcaaatattctacaacctaaaatgaaatctagaatatctgattcattgaactatccaacatttttttaaatggtctacttaatatgataaaagcgttatcgttccaaactttgtaaaaaagatTCTTACATCcataacgttttttaaaaaaattgactacctcaggggcgggtacagtatttggtgtaagagggggcgtaaaatatttgaagactagaGCAAATAGTGGGGTCCGGGGACATGATTCCCCGGAAAACTACGAAAATAATGGATCcatttggtgcattctgggcgttctggggtactttatttgttattgacaaaggacaggttttgtgacaaaatcaacacaaataacatgctaattatagtcacgtcttatgaattgtcagacttattcttgcgcgagtatctcggaatttcttagccgttcgttttttgaggattttcatgGAGAGGGTTTATCTAGgactaaaataaaaaggttttttggagctcatgcaaactgtcagattttaaatgtgccagcatagcaagcgagaaaaaaatgcattttttccatcaataaaaaaaaaacaagtaagacaaattacctgtgagatagagataaaaatgcattttttatgtttaacccagaacagaaaacaaattaagttttcgagcgtagcaagcgagaaaaaatatgcatatttttcagccggaacaaaagattaatcaatagtgcgagcgtagcgagcgagaaaaaaatgcatatttcatattcttcagtcagaataaaagacaaattatgta
This is a stretch of genomic DNA from Mercenaria mercenaria strain notata chromosome 4, MADL_Memer_1, whole genome shotgun sequence. It encodes these proteins:
- the LOC128556099 gene encoding uncharacterized protein LOC128556099, which codes for MALRNQPLKSQKQKISVWQRDYEKKPTYMEVSLKAPPVSRDKEDEGKPYFVDIPSPDQFVNCKIHSTCVVALYVKSTIKVVDVHVTESYIDRYQLGPIQIVIHKGETVYQTDLSFEHSLHGKEQICFVAKNKNGVESENVCIQSKIEPPNPCVSAPCLNSATCVMETDTGGFTCRCLSGFSGKTCQISY